Within the Ostrinia nubilalis chromosome 12, ilOstNubi1.1, whole genome shotgun sequence genome, the region ttatgacttatccccccccccccccaggccagaaactgggtattagcatcatattatgtattattatgttcagtacaatcattaagttacactcaccccaaccgcgtctccgcattgcatcgaatcctatgaaaatgtggtttttggacatagcgatacttacttttcacaatttttatttttaaaaattactggtcgataggttactttattttgatgaataaatgttattaaaagtttttttctaaaactgatagtttagctggaaaaaaatattttccatcccaatagtacgccggctgcgctcgattcggatatagtgacgtcacgcggccctgcgtacgttgacttttagcggcaaaaacggcttatgtttattacttaatatcttcgtaagtaatggtccgatttggataattcaaaaagatatatctttcttatgtcttaaagattaacgtagatactagttttactgaattttctacaacagtactgatgcTCATTCGATATGGTGTAGGCTACCCGACCCGAACAACACAAGCCGAATGGCGCTGTTACACTATGCATTCATAGAAGTATGGGCGAGTCCCGGAAATTGTTCGaattttctcgccgtaaaaaccatccttggacttcaacgaactgGTAAAATTGATTCAGGCTGTTGAGTTTTATGCGCTTAGCAACACGTTTTGCGATCCTTATCTATAAGGATCGCatgttgtctgtctgtccgtccgtatgtcacacaCACAGCTACTTTTTTTCCGAAACATTAACAGCTATagtactgttgaaacttggtaataTAGCTGTATTCTGTTAATATTCTCTCAAACTCGAATTTGATTTGgcgctttgaataaataaatcaaagcgAGTCCCTACCTACGCGACAGGCTCTCTCATGGACGTATAAAAAGTACGTCTATGCTCATTGCTCTCTCATTCTACCTAAGCGAGATCCGATCGTTGTGTCATTGTGTGGTGGCGCGAGTTCCAGTTCAAAATAACTAAAGCTACATCGATTCTAGTTAAAATGGGTACCTTCGTACAATTAATCCGTACGAAAGCGAAACACGTTTTAGCGAAAAACATTCATCGTGGTAGGTACGCTGGAGCGAAAGGCTAATCGAAACATTGGCGGCCGAATGACGCCGCGGCGACTAAcatttatgtgtttttttttagtagCTACATGTacgcctaagatgcgcgccgcgataagctttaTCGCGCCATTGTATCGAttttttacgcgataagccgaTGCGTTTGTCGTATCAATATTGGCCAGGGTCATCgccctgtaggcctaggatgcgcgccgtgataagcggttatcacgccattttatcgattttgcccatacatatactttgacgtcgataagagtATAATATACTCTTCTTGAACGATGCACGCCGTGATATTACGTGCATCCTAGCCTAGATTGTGGGTGGGGCTGGTTAGAGGGGTCTGGAAAAAGTAGGGTAATGGAATGATTTCCAGATTTGAGGTTTTGTGGGGTGGggatgattatgattactttttaaatcatgattattttatcATTGTGTAATATTCATCAAAAGTATAGGTAGgtaacataaattaattactttgctaatttgtaatttttaattcaaaCTTTACTTATATTAAATTACTTACTCCATTTGATTCGGCAAGACTATCCCATCCCATTTCTATGGCCATCTCTTTCCTCATGAAGCTGAGGTTCTCTGATAACCCTGGAGTGGTGCTAGCATTGTCAGTAGCATCGGTGGATTTGCTGAGATCACGTCCTTCTGCTCTCGCTTTACGCTTTTGATCCCTCCAACactaaattataaaatagtgaTGACTGATACATGTATACTGAAATAGGAATAGGAGTTGGGTAAAGGTATGACAGCGCATCAAGCTCAACACTGCGGCATCATAAACAGTTGTAATAAGTGCaagtttgcaacgaaaatgtatggtctgatgtgctgttgcaTTGGATTTTGGGTCCTATGTAATTATATAATGAATCTCACCGTCTTCCACTGCTCCACAGACCGATGCGGCCCCAATTCGTCTAGTGCAGCTTTCAGTTCTGCCCATTGTAGTTCAAATTGGGCAGCGCGTTGCGGCGTTTTCCATTCGCCTCGTGCGAAGTCCTTATTTTGCAGCATATATTGgataatatattttacctgtGCTTTAGTACTTCTTATTTTCCTGAAAAACCGTGATAAAGataaaaaattatgtatttagatTAGAAAACAGTCTATTGATAAATATGTACATTTCAAGTATAATTTGAATCTATATTACTCACGTCTTTGTAGCCATTTTTCTAGACACCCAAGGtttattcattattaattaaaaacagtgtatttatttacacaaccaaacttttgaaaaaatctcAACTTCGGCCGtcaacaaatcgtcaaatgccaAATGCAATATGTCAAATTTGacgtacttattttttttccataCTTTCGTGCATTGGATCACAGATTTTGTAGTATGTTTACAGATTCTAATGTTATTTATAgtccgaccaggaacataaaaaccctcgccatgttgcggaaaactaatggtactaatttcttttaatggcaacagctCAGACTagggcaacagtaactgaaaacttcattgacatgtcaccttgcatgtcagtctattgctgtcaaagtgtaaacaaactttattttaaatgtgcgcaactgattttgtgaattaaattgccaaaatctttttatagtcgtgaaagaaaagtggttcacaatgtgttcaagtatttgtcgaagagaaatactaagggttcggacaatattttcattgaataatgtttccgacaaaggttgtcaaattgactgacatgtttatcgtatagtacagtcaactatgaaaattagctgtggtttgtttcaactacctattttaaagttttttgtcactttgtaagtgttgaattttatggaattgagaaataagtaccgagtttgaagcgttcatgagcagacattgtagttgaatattcaagttcagaatttgattattgatgaataataataaaatcctacttgctcgattgatggtttcatttaatttatttaaaccagtttacctataatacaatattttttgttaatttatgaaaatattaaattagcccataatcctgaatcctgatacataaaattagcctattaatttaatacaggtacgactgtacccagtgttgcactatcaaatgcaattgacgcgcctccatgccagggtttttatgttcctggtcaggctataactcattaataaacgtcgcgttaagacccgtgtcttactattttaactaCGTACAGACTACAgagttttcttcgcgaaggtattttaaaaaaaatctactcaatgtcatcaacaatatggtgtaattttgactttgaaagACACTGATCTTTTCACAATAAATGTCGGGTTTaaacccgtgtctttctatttaagtcgaaatggaacgcgaaagttttaattttatggtgtaatttagcttgtctcagagTCGAGCGCCGTTTCGTTTATATACAACACTGATCGGTACTATGGTACggttgatgaataataaaataaatcctactagctcgattgatggtttcaattaatttatttaaaccaggttacctataataatattttttcgataatttatgaaaatatcaaattagcccgtaatcctgaatcctgatacataaagttagcctattaatttaacacaggtacgactgtactcagtgttgcactatcaaaatgcaattgacgcgcctctatgccagggtttttatgttcctggtcaggctataatcgcttaaacaaataaaaagttaacttttttttttatatgaagctGGGTCTCCAAAATTCAACAAAATTGTATCTCTGCTTGTGTTGATGGCCTCCTTAAGTCCTCACCTCGTCAGAGTAAATATATTCTTTGCTCCTCACCCTCAACACGTCTTGTTGTAATTTCTTATTCCACAAGAAACGAaacgaacaaaaaaaaacaaaccacACACATGTTATgtgatatgtcaatttttatattttttttaggttATGTTGTGATTGTGTTACCAACGGGAGACGAGGGAAGAAAAATTTCGATTCGATTTTTAATGAAGATGAGAGTTTAATTTTGGAATCTGGTTCTTTAGATTTATTATTCTTCTGAAAACAATTCCTACTCAATTTACTAGTACGATGTGGCGTCGATATTTGTTATGGTTCGCTCATGAACACGTTGATTTCCGACATGGTGTGAGTGGATCatgttttttcattaattttatactAGGAAAAATGGAACCTATTTTCATTTGACGTTATTGTTACAGGAAATGCAAAGTATACTTTCAGTTTTAAATATTCCAATCAGGTTCATAGAAGAACCGTGTATGAGGAAACCATACTGGATTGTGGAGTTGGCTACTGAAGAATGCGCTAGGAAAATAGCATCTAGGTCCGTTCTTCTCAAAAATTGTATAGAACTATGGGCTAGAGCTAAGACAGAATCCCAACTCCACACAACTTTGAAGAGTGCGTTACTTAATTTAACTGGTAAATGGATGGTGAATAATAACGGAACAGTGAATGATTGTGGAATAAGTGACGGCCATGTGTGCCCGCGGTCTCTGATTGATCCTTGCTGTTCAAAAGACAAGTCGTTCAAGATTGAAGTTGAGACTTTCTGTAAGCATTTCTCAATGAAAGAAAAAGTTGATAAGATTGAGGTAATAAGACAATGTTTTTCCCATTTAAGTCATAAAGATATCTTGGCATCTTTTACTTATAAGCATGATAaccatatttttaatgattgagaatgaatttattaaaattgcagAAATTCAGCTACATGCCCCTGGAAGGTGCTGTAAAGCTGAAGAAACCAGACGTGACTCTGTCATACTTGGAGTTCTATGGAGTGGACCCAAACAATGTGCCTGAGGAGCCACATGACTTATTTTTTGGAAGATGGGTAAGGTGTACCATGTATGgttttttataatgattttatgaATGCATCTACAGCCTTGTAGATGATAAAATTCGAAAAGTTCTCAACAAGTTTTTACTCTTATCTATCATGCTATAATAAGCTATACTTTTTTACTATCACTTGAGATATTTTTGGAAATTTATCAAGACATTTTTCTTCTCATAGCAATcagtaaaaaattataaaaagattCTTTGTGTGGTTAGATCCCCACTGAGAATTTCGGTTATCAAGCTAATTTTCACCAAGGTTAACAGTCTAACTTTTCACCAGATAGCTGATGGGCAGCGTGATGTCATCCAGTTCCACTCGCTGAAGAAGCGCCAGTTCATCGGGAACACCAGCATGGATGCTCAGCTGGCGCTGATCATGGCTAACCAGGCTCGGGTGGCCACGGGCGACCTGGTGTTGGACCCATTCGTTGGGTCCGGCTCATTGCTGGTTGCTGCTGCTCATTTTGGAGGTAATATCAGGTTCATTTggtttaatttaacttttaaattatacaCTGCTACTAATGTAGAAgaccggccactgcaaactaaacaaacataaatcgaacatgaacatgaccgaggaaactctgtgcagattctgccatacagaagaagaaacggccatgcatgttctttgctcatgcttcccgcttatgagcaaaagaagtatccatctcgggcgacacatcatgcacccggatgagatagcagatatcacgctccaaagaatctggaaatttatagactcaacgggactaagcagtgaactctaaagacaagggctgccacaatagatcaaacctggtcgagttggcgcaagtaaaggcccaaaaaccaataataataataaatgtagaaGAAATATTTTCTAATCCTGTGTTGTTCGGAATCCTAAATGAGGGCCGTCAATTTGCGCCATATATCGAGTACACTTTAGGTTTAGATTAGAATGCTCATTTCATGTCTTTTAGCATTGCCTTACTGAAACATACACACTTATTcctttattatttaagatattCTACTTTTGATACAGGTTTTGTGTGGGGGTCAGACATAGACTTCTTGATGCTACACGGCCGAACACGACCCACGCGCGTCGGACAAAAGGTAACCAAGTATGTATTCAAATGCTTTTCAATCTCAAACCAATTTTTTTATACTAGACAGAAACTATAGTGAGCGTACGGCGTCGGACCGGATAGAAACCAGTCAATACACGCCTTGACCATGACAGTTggtcaaataactccagatttttttattcttaaaaaaaaacactgattTCATATTTATGCCACTTTACTATAAGCCTCTTAATCCACTGCAGGCGCGCGCGAAAGAAGAGAGCATCCGCGGCAACATGAAGCAGTACGGCACATCTTCACGGTACCTTGACGTGATGGTCAGCGACTTTTCGCTGCCCATGTGGAGGGACAGCCTTAGATTCGACGCGATTATCACTGATCGTAAGTTTATACCtatgact harbors:
- the LOC135077017 gene encoding uncharacterized protein LOC135077017 isoform X2 → MNKPWVSRKMATKTKIRSTKAQVKYIIQYMLQNKDFARGEWKTPQRAAQFELQWAELKAALDELGPHRSVEQWKTCWRDQKRKARAEGRDLSKSTDATDNASTTPGLSENLSFMRKEMAIEMGWDSLAESNGDNRQEAGCSSKSNNDDDNIESGYVDKDASGDGLDVSDNSEQETFAEKRVHETTKRKSPLQQMTSSDNFNELVELKKKKAKVEIQLMKEKVEIARREKYKLDLELLKMERELGMSESIFTAPYVSE
- the LOC135077020 gene encoding tRNA (guanine(10)-N2)-methyltransferase homolog, which translates into the protein MWRRYLLWFAHEHVDFRHGEMQSILSVLNIPIRFIEEPCMRKPYWIVELATEECARKIASRSVLLKNCIELWARAKTESQLHTTLKSALLNLTGKWMVNNNGTVNDCGISDGHVCPRSLIDPCCSKDKSFKIEVETFCKHFSMKEKVDKIEKFSYMPLEGAVKLKKPDVTLSYLEFYGVDPNNVPEEPHDLFFGRWIADGQRDVIQFHSLKKRQFIGNTSMDAQLALIMANQARVATGDLVLDPFVGSGSLLVAAAHFGGFVWGSDIDFLMLHGRTRPTRVGQKARAKEESIRGNMKQYGTSSRYLDVMVSDFSLPMWRDSLRFDAIITDPPYGVREPAEKIGIEKPNYILIEEHLVHHVPSKVEYALPHIYSDLLDFAARKLRMGGRLVCWYPLVREEYKEDQLPQHPCLELVSNSEQVLSKLTARRLLTYEKTHDDVPNLPVDPHSGTHNFREKYFAMGEISRREKKERRAEEIAATAAYKAKMAAGDVT